From the Micromonospora lupini genome, one window contains:
- a CDS encoding winged helix-turn-helix domain-containing protein: MEPTGSERRVRVRDATTLRALAHPLRLRLLRYLLAAGPRTAAQCAEALDDTGSNCSYHLHQLARHGLIERVPAEGANRRDRPWRAAGTGIEFLPESDDADGQQVNDALTALDLDEVFRSLRRYQNRQHTLTDEWRGSATFHNYTLSLTPEELRHLTLTLDAVIRPYLRPLRNAPPSDARPVSLSLQAYPTPEFL; this comes from the coding sequence ATGGAACCGACCGGGTCGGAACGTCGCGTACGTGTACGCGATGCCACCACACTGCGCGCGCTCGCCCACCCGCTGCGCCTGCGCCTGCTGCGCTATCTGCTGGCCGCCGGCCCGCGAACCGCCGCCCAGTGCGCCGAGGCCCTCGACGACACGGGGTCGAACTGCAGCTACCACCTGCATCAATTGGCCCGGCACGGCCTCATCGAACGGGTCCCGGCCGAGGGGGCCAACAGACGAGACCGGCCCTGGCGTGCCGCCGGCACCGGTATCGAATTCCTTCCCGAGTCCGACGATGCCGACGGACAGCAGGTCAACGACGCGCTGACAGCGCTCGACCTCGACGAGGTGTTCCGGTCGCTGCGGCGCTACCAGAACCGGCAGCACACGCTGACAGACGAGTGGCGGGGCAGCGCGACATTCCACAACTACACGCTGTCGCTCACCCCGGAGGAGTTGCGACACCTCACGCTGACCCTGGACGCCGTCATCCGGCCGTACCTGCGCCCCCTGCGCAACGCGCCCCCGAGCGACGCCCGACCGGTCAGCCTCAGCCTCCAGGCGTACCCCACACCGGAATTCCTCTGA
- a CDS encoding SapB/AmfS family lanthipeptide yields MALLDLQGLEMAPADRTGGGSRASLLLCGDSSLSVTTCN; encoded by the coding sequence ATGGCGCTCTTGGACCTCCAGGGCCTGGAGATGGCTCCGGCCGACCGCACGGGTGGCGGTAGCCGGGCGAGCCTGCTGCTCTGCGGCGACAGCTCGCTCTCCGTCACGACCTGCAACTGA
- a CDS encoding MFS transporter, whose amino-acid sequence MAPLLRSRGFVLIWAAGLCSSVASWLLLTGLPIYVFGVTGSAFTTSAVFLVELLCGITLGSFAGALADRLDRFRLMSCVAVAQAAVVLPLLAEPGHHLWIICLVAGAQAVLTQAFDSARNAALPSLVEPAHLVSANSMVALNISVGRLIGSSLGGFAITRAGTGYLAVGGVVAFTTAAALIVAGRRAARRDAARSKPPGRTSSFLADWRSGLATMLGNRTVRVTILSVALGGIAQGLFVVLFVVFVSRALQADGTLTGVLRGVQAIGGVAGGLIVGMLGARLSSRLLMSLGATTFGLISLIIWNGPAVTRQPGWYVLLFILVGVPGVAYSSGAFAQIQRSVPDTDLGRAFGVYYAIYNAAQGLGMAAAGLLGDALSVVLVLHVQAVLYLASGVVAYVGLRGVAPRSGTTVLVSGGERRETAESAP is encoded by the coding sequence ATGGCGCCGCTGCTGCGTTCCCGCGGATTCGTCCTGATCTGGGCCGCGGGGCTCTGCTCGAGCGTGGCGAGCTGGCTGCTGCTCACCGGGCTGCCGATCTATGTGTTCGGTGTGACCGGCTCGGCGTTCACCACCTCCGCCGTCTTCCTGGTCGAGCTGCTGTGCGGCATCACGCTGGGGTCGTTCGCCGGGGCCCTGGCCGACCGCCTCGACAGGTTCCGGCTCATGAGCTGCGTCGCCGTGGCGCAGGCGGCAGTGGTGCTTCCCCTGCTCGCCGAACCCGGCCACCATCTGTGGATCATCTGCCTGGTCGCCGGCGCCCAGGCCGTGCTGACCCAGGCGTTCGACTCCGCCCGCAACGCGGCGCTGCCCAGCCTCGTCGAGCCCGCGCACCTGGTGAGCGCCAACAGCATGGTGGCGCTCAACATCAGTGTGGGGCGGCTCATCGGAAGCTCGCTCGGAGGGTTCGCGATCACCCGCGCCGGCACCGGTTACCTCGCCGTCGGCGGCGTGGTGGCCTTCACGACCGCGGCAGCCCTGATCGTCGCCGGCCGCCGGGCCGCGCGTCGCGACGCCGCCCGGTCGAAACCGCCGGGGCGTACGTCGTCGTTCCTCGCCGACTGGCGGTCCGGCCTCGCGACCATGCTGGGCAACCGCACCGTACGGGTGACGATTCTGAGTGTGGCGCTGGGCGGTATCGCGCAGGGCCTGTTCGTGGTGCTCTTCGTGGTCTTCGTCAGCCGCGCGCTGCAGGCCGACGGCACGCTCACCGGCGTGCTCCGTGGCGTACAGGCGATCGGCGGTGTGGCCGGCGGGCTCATCGTCGGCATGCTGGGGGCGCGGCTCAGTTCCCGGCTGCTGATGAGCCTCGGCGCCACCACGTTCGGCCTGATCAGCCTGATCATCTGGAACGGACCGGCGGTCACCCGTCAACCCGGGTGGTACGTCCTGCTGTTCATCCTGGTCGGCGTGCCGGGCGTCGCCTACAGCAGCGGGGCCTTCGCGCAGATCCAGCGGAGCGTGCCGGACACCGATCTCGGCCGGGCCTTCGGCGTCTACTACGCGATCTACAACGCGGCACAGGGCCTGGGCATGGCGGCGGCCGGCCTGCTCGGCGATGCGCTCAGTGTCGTGCTCGTCCTCCACGTGCAGGCCGTGTTGTACCTGGCCTCCGGTGTGGTCGCCTACGTGGGCCTGCGCGGCGTCGCTCCCCGGTCGGGCACGACGGTCCTGGTCAGCGGGGGCGAGCGTCGGGAGACTGCCGAGTCTGCTCCGTAG
- a CDS encoding acyl-CoA synthetase yields the protein MRLLAGLSSANSTVGDLIRLGPVTMSAERLRGCAAAVADDLHGVPVVAVHATATAETVVGVVGALLSGAAVVPVPPDSGPRERAHILRDSGATLLVGGTGDEPAQVAVSRVDLGRTSDTRYPDPAPERTALIMYTSGTTGAPKGAVLSHRAVEAGIDALADAWAWTPDDLLVHGLPLFHVHGLVLGVLGALRVGCRLHHTGRPTPEAYAGAGGTLYFGVPTVWSRICAQPTAAARLGSARLLVSGSAALPAPSFERMRQLTGHRPVERYGMTETLITLSNRADDPSRRPGMVGTPVPGAETRVVDDDGHQVPADGTAIGELWVRGPMLFDGYLGKPDVTARLLDGDGWFRTGDIASVSPDGLHRLVGRRSTDLIKSGGYRIGAGEVEDALLAHPGVREAAVVGTPDDDLGQEVTAFVVADQVTAAELVDFVARTLSVHKRPRQIRFLDTLPRNAMGKVQKHLLAG from the coding sequence ATGCGCCTGCTCGCCGGTCTCTCCAGCGCCAACTCGACCGTCGGCGACCTGATCCGGCTCGGTCCGGTGACGATGTCCGCCGAGCGTCTGCGGGGATGCGCCGCCGCGGTGGCGGACGACCTGCACGGCGTACCGGTCGTCGCCGTGCACGCCACCGCCACCGCCGAGACCGTGGTGGGGGTGGTCGGCGCGCTGCTCAGCGGGGCCGCCGTCGTTCCCGTGCCGCCCGACTCCGGCCCTCGGGAGAGGGCGCACATCCTGCGCGATTCCGGGGCGACGCTGCTGGTCGGCGGCACCGGAGACGAGCCGGCGCAGGTAGCTGTCAGTCGGGTCGACCTGGGGCGTACCTCGGACACCCGCTATCCGGATCCGGCCCCCGAACGCACCGCTCTGATCATGTACACGAGCGGCACCACGGGGGCGCCCAAGGGTGCCGTCCTGTCGCACCGCGCCGTCGAGGCCGGCATCGACGCGCTCGCCGACGCCTGGGCCTGGACCCCCGACGACCTCCTGGTGCACGGTCTGCCCCTGTTCCACGTCCACGGTCTCGTGCTCGGCGTGCTCGGCGCACTGCGGGTGGGCTGCCGGCTGCACCACACCGGACGGCCGACCCCGGAGGCGTACGCCGGGGCGGGCGGCACCCTCTACTTCGGTGTGCCGACCGTCTGGTCGCGGATCTGCGCCCAGCCCACCGCCGCCGCTCGCCTCGGCTCGGCGCGGCTGCTGGTCTCCGGCAGTGCGGCACTGCCCGCGCCGTCGTTCGAGCGGATGCGCCAACTCACCGGTCACCGGCCGGTCGAGCGCTACGGCATGACCGAGACGCTGATCACGCTGAGCAACCGGGCCGACGACCCGTCCCGTCGGCCCGGGATGGTCGGCACGCCGGTGCCGGGGGCGGAGACGCGGGTCGTCGACGACGACGGGCACCAGGTGCCCGCCGACGGTACGGCCATCGGGGAGCTGTGGGTTCGAGGGCCGATGCTGTTCGACGGCTACCTGGGCAAACCCGACGTCACCGCCCGACTGCTCGACGGGGACGGGTGGTTCCGCACCGGCGACATCGCGAGCGTGTCACCCGACGGCCTGCACCGACTGGTCGGTCGCCGATCCACCGACCTGATCAAGAGCGGTGGGTACCGGATCGGCGCGGGCGAGGTCGAGGACGCGCTGCTGGCCCACCCGGGCGTTCGTGAGGCCGCGGTCGTCGGTACGCCTGACGACGACCTCGGCCAGGAGGTGACAGCCTTCGTCGTCGCGGACCAGGTCACCGCGGCCGAGCTCGTCGACTTCGTGGCGCGGACGCTGTCGGTCCACAAACGGCCTCGACAGATCAGGTTCCTCGACACGCTGCCCCGAAACGCGATGGGCAAGGTGCAGAAGCACCTGCTCGCCGGCTGA
- a CDS encoding response regulator transcription factor, with the protein MIHVVVAEDMGLLRGALCAALSGEEDMKVVADVEGVGELLAVVRRCRPQVVVLALTPESPDPVEVVARINAEAPHAAVLAMSPRWSPNLVEAALAAGARGLVGKDSSLVELVRAIRALAAGERAIDPGAAVAVLSPPEIPLTAREMDVLRMAAEGLPLKEIAARLFLAHGTVRNHLSVILRKTGARNRLEAVWRARSNGWL; encoded by the coding sequence GTGATCCACGTTGTCGTCGCCGAGGACATGGGTTTGCTTCGCGGTGCGCTCTGCGCCGCGCTGTCAGGTGAGGAGGACATGAAGGTGGTCGCCGACGTCGAGGGTGTCGGCGAGTTGTTGGCTGTTGTCCGCCGGTGCAGGCCCCAGGTGGTCGTGCTGGCGCTGACACCGGAGTCGCCCGACCCGGTGGAGGTGGTCGCCCGGATCAACGCCGAGGCGCCGCACGCCGCCGTGCTGGCCATGAGCCCACGGTGGAGCCCCAACCTGGTGGAGGCCGCGCTGGCGGCCGGCGCACGCGGCCTGGTCGGGAAGGACAGCTCCCTGGTGGAGCTGGTGCGGGCGATCCGCGCGCTCGCCGCCGGGGAACGGGCGATCGACCCGGGCGCCGCGGTGGCGGTGCTGAGCCCCCCGGAGATCCCGTTGACGGCTCGGGAGATGGACGTGCTGCGGATGGCGGCCGAGGGCCTGCCCCTGAAGGAGATCGCGGCCCGCCTCTTCCTGGCACACGGGACTGTCCGCAACCACCTGTCGGTGATCCTGCGCAAGACGGGCGCTCGCAACCGCTTGGAAGCGGTGTGGCGCGCGCGAAGTAACGGCTGGTTGTAG
- a CDS encoding ABC transporter ATP-binding protein — protein MPTIAAGDLLLRRTALAGGGWTCGLAAVALLGATAELLLPATLGRAVDAALAGGSGWWAVSAGGLVVVLIGVDALTDLASGFGAARATADLRRHLLRHLFALDVRATRRYPVGDLVGRLVGQVADAGQAGNAVVLATVAVLPPLGSVIALAIMEPVLGITLLAGLGLLAVLMRAFVADASAATAGYQRVLGVIAGRLLESLSGARTIAAAATTRREEDRVLADLPELGRHGRRGWDLLARASARTAAVAPLLHLSVIAVGGYALTVGWLTPGQLVAAVRYAAMGAGLGAVLATLNHLVRSRAGAHRVAELLHQPAAPPGDRPLPPGGGALLLRGVRVYADDGRPLLDGIDLDVPAGATVAVVGASGAGKSTLAAVAGRLHDPDGGEVRLDGVPLRDLDRAALRRAVGYAFDQPVLIGATVHDAIGLALPVDSTASAADPGPVTPAVRRAARLAAVADVIDRLPDGYRTPLVDAPLSGGETQRLGLARAFAAERLLILDDAMSSLDTATEHRISEAVLGGGGERTRLVVTHRTAAAAAADVVAWLDCGRLRALAPHRRLWADPDYRALFQPVGGGP, from the coding sequence ATGCCGACGATCGCCGCGGGGGACCTGTTGCTCCGGCGGACGGCTCTGGCCGGTGGCGGCTGGACCTGTGGACTCGCGGCGGTCGCGCTGCTCGGCGCGACCGCCGAACTGTTGCTACCCGCGACCCTCGGCCGCGCCGTGGACGCCGCCCTCGCCGGCGGCTCCGGCTGGTGGGCCGTGTCCGCAGGTGGTCTGGTGGTCGTCCTCATCGGCGTCGACGCCCTCACGGACCTGGCCAGCGGGTTCGGGGCGGCACGCGCCACCGCCGACCTGCGCCGGCATCTGCTGCGTCACCTGTTCGCGCTTGACGTCCGCGCCACCCGCCGATACCCGGTCGGTGATCTCGTCGGCCGGTTGGTCGGCCAGGTCGCCGACGCGGGGCAGGCCGGCAACGCGGTGGTCCTGGCCACCGTGGCGGTGCTCCCGCCACTGGGCAGTGTCATCGCGCTCGCCATCATGGAACCGGTCCTGGGGATCACCCTGCTCGCCGGTCTCGGTCTGCTCGCCGTCCTCATGCGTGCCTTCGTGGCCGACGCCTCGGCCGCGACCGCCGGGTACCAGAGGGTGCTCGGCGTCATCGCCGGCCGACTGCTGGAATCGCTGAGCGGCGCCCGGACCATCGCCGCAGCGGCCACCACCCGCCGCGAGGAGGACCGGGTGCTGGCCGACCTCCCGGAGCTGGGCCGGCACGGCCGGCGCGGTTGGGACCTGTTGGCCCGGGCGAGCGCGCGCACCGCCGCCGTGGCGCCGCTGCTGCACCTGAGCGTCATCGCGGTCGGCGGGTACGCCCTGACGGTGGGCTGGCTCACGCCGGGCCAACTGGTCGCCGCGGTCCGGTACGCGGCCATGGGCGCCGGGCTCGGTGCCGTGCTCGCCACCCTGAATCACCTGGTGCGCAGCCGCGCGGGAGCGCACCGGGTCGCCGAGCTGCTGCACCAACCCGCCGCGCCGCCGGGCGACCGGCCCCTTCCACCCGGCGGCGGCGCACTGCTACTGCGCGGTGTGCGCGTGTACGCCGACGACGGCCGGCCCCTCCTCGACGGCATCGACCTGGACGTGCCGGCCGGCGCGACAGTGGCCGTCGTCGGAGCGTCCGGCGCCGGCAAGTCGACCCTGGCCGCCGTCGCGGGCCGGCTGCACGACCCCGACGGCGGTGAGGTGCGACTCGACGGCGTGCCGCTTCGCGACCTCGACAGAGCGGCGCTGCGCCGGGCCGTCGGCTACGCCTTCGATCAACCGGTGCTGATCGGCGCGACGGTGCACGACGCGATCGGCTTGGCGCTGCCTGTCGACTCGACGGCGTCGGCCGCCGACCCTGGGCCGGTCACGCCGGCGGTCCGGCGGGCAGCCCGCCTGGCGGCGGTCGCCGACGTGATCGACCGACTGCCCGACGGTTACCGCACCCCACTTGTGGACGCACCGCTGTCCGGCGGTGAGACGCAACGCCTCGGCCTGGCTCGGGCGTTCGCCGCCGAGCGGCTGCTCATCCTTGACGACGCCATGTCCAGCCTGGACACCGCCACCGAACACCGGATCAGCGAGGCGGTTCTCGGAGGCGGCGGCGAGCGTACGCGACTGGTGGTGACCCACCGGACCGCGGCGGCAGCGGCGGCCGACGTCGTCGCCTGGCTGGACTGCGGTCGGCTGCGCGCCCTGGCGCCGCACCGGCGACTCTGGGCCGACCCGGACTACCGGGCGCTCTTCCAGCCGGTCGGCGGTGGGCCGTGA
- a CDS encoding ATP-binding cassette domain-containing protein has translation MSRPSVRRVTWWALRARRRDLARLCGWSLVEALPALLAGLLVARAVDQGFLAGRLLTGLAWLAVLAVTVLVGAAATGRTYRSLGAVVEPFRDEVAARVVGGALCEATRAGGRPDSAAVTRLTHQMEIVRDTFAGLLMVTRGFLFSAGAALLGLLALAPVVAALAAAPLLAGLVVFLAALPAMAGHQRAYVRAGEQLGQSASVALAGHRDVVACGAQARVTSDVELWVSAQAAAERTLARMAVIRSLSLGIGGWLPLVVVLSAAPWLVERGLTAGAVLGALIYVSTGLQPALHTLVQGLGGGGLRYAVTLENILRAGPVSDGPHPTAPAARTPRARPPAGPVDGSPAVEVRGLTFGYGPRARPVLENFSLTLADGEHLAVVGPSGVGKSTLAALLAGLVPPQAGTVHLAGVTVADVAPADLARMRVLVPQEAYVFTGSLADNLRYLRPEADGDLLEVTLAALGARPLATRLGGLDARVVPAVLSAGERQLVAAIRAWLAPAPLVVLDEATCHLDPVLEATVENAFARRAGSLVVIAHRISSALRADRVLVLDGDEPVVGTHEQLMARSATYRALVGCWDEPVALPRTAATRRS, from the coding sequence GTGAGCCGTCCGAGCGTACGGCGGGTGACCTGGTGGGCGCTACGGGCCCGCCGACGCGACCTCGCCCGGCTGTGCGGCTGGTCGCTCGTCGAGGCGTTGCCCGCGCTGCTCGCCGGTCTCCTGGTCGCCCGCGCCGTCGACCAAGGGTTTCTGGCCGGACGTCTCCTCACCGGCCTGGCGTGGTTGGCGGTCCTCGCCGTGACCGTTCTCGTCGGCGCGGCGGCGACCGGTCGGACGTACCGGAGCCTGGGCGCCGTGGTCGAGCCGTTCCGCGACGAGGTGGCCGCCCGGGTGGTCGGGGGCGCGCTGTGCGAGGCCACCAGGGCGGGTGGTCGCCCGGACAGCGCAGCCGTGACCCGGCTTACCCACCAGATGGAGATCGTCCGCGACACCTTCGCCGGTCTGCTGATGGTGACCCGCGGTTTCCTCTTCTCCGCCGGCGCGGCCCTGCTCGGCCTGCTCGCCCTGGCGCCGGTGGTGGCGGCGCTGGCCGCCGCGCCGCTGCTCGCCGGCCTGGTCGTGTTCCTCGCCGCGCTGCCGGCGATGGCCGGGCACCAGCGCGCGTACGTCCGGGCCGGTGAACAGCTCGGCCAGTCGGCATCGGTCGCGCTGGCCGGCCACCGCGACGTGGTGGCCTGCGGCGCGCAGGCACGCGTCACGTCCGACGTGGAGCTGTGGGTGTCGGCGCAGGCCGCCGCCGAACGCACCCTCGCCCGGATGGCGGTGATCCGCAGCCTCAGCCTCGGCATCGGCGGCTGGTTGCCGCTTGTCGTGGTGCTCTCGGCGGCTCCATGGCTTGTCGAGCGCGGATTGACGGCGGGCGCGGTGCTGGGGGCGCTGATCTATGTCTCCACCGGCCTGCAACCGGCCCTGCACACGCTTGTGCAGGGCCTCGGCGGCGGCGGCCTGCGGTATGCGGTCACCCTGGAGAACATCCTGCGGGCCGGTCCGGTGTCCGACGGACCCCACCCGACCGCTCCCGCGGCCCGGACGCCACGCGCCCGCCCGCCGGCCGGTCCGGTCGACGGCTCACCGGCCGTCGAGGTCCGCGGACTGACCTTCGGGTACGGCCCGCGCGCCCGGCCCGTGTTGGAGAACTTCTCGCTGACGCTTGCCGACGGGGAGCACCTCGCCGTGGTGGGCCCGAGCGGAGTGGGCAAGTCCACATTGGCCGCGCTGCTTGCCGGTCTGGTGCCACCGCAGGCCGGCACGGTCCACCTGGCGGGCGTCACGGTGGCCGACGTCGCGCCGGCCGACCTGGCCCGGATGCGGGTGCTGGTGCCGCAGGAGGCGTACGTCTTCACCGGCAGCCTTGCCGACAACCTCCGCTACCTGCGGCCGGAAGCCGACGGCGACCTGTTGGAGGTCACCCTCGCCGCGCTCGGCGCGCGTCCCCTGGCGACCCGCCTGGGCGGTCTGGACGCTCGGGTCGTGCCGGCTGTGCTCTCCGCAGGTGAACGGCAGCTCGTCGCGGCGATCCGGGCCTGGCTGGCACCCGCTCCACTGGTGGTTCTCGACGAGGCGACCTGTCACCTGGACCCGGTACTTGAGGCGACAGTCGAGAACGCCTTCGCCCGGCGGGCCGGCAGCCTCGTGGTGATCGCGCACCGGATCAGCTCCGCGCTGCGGGCCGATCGGGTGCTGGTCCTGGACGGCGACGAGCCCGTGGTGGGAACGCACGAGCAGTTGATGGCACGCTCGGCCACCTACCGGGCGCTCGTCGGTTGTTGGGACGAGCCGGTGGCGCTGCCCCGGACGGCGGCGACGCGGCGGAGCTGA
- a CDS encoding response regulator transcription factor — MIRTLLALDGALVLGALSFVLAAEDDIRVVAEVDRGDAVSAAVRAQRPDVVVADLDVVEGVDPSRLGRCPVLVLAHPHRARRLRGLLCPTRTVGILRSDAGPQRVIDGIRRLARREPVLDADLVVAALRSNGPLTSRETEVLTLTAAGAPVAEVAASLGLSRGTVRNHLGRITRKVGARTRVEAVRMAGEAGWI; from the coding sequence GTGATCCGTACCCTGCTCGCCTTGGACGGCGCCCTGGTGCTGGGCGCGCTGTCGTTCGTCCTCGCGGCCGAGGACGACATCCGTGTCGTGGCGGAGGTGGATCGCGGCGACGCGGTCTCCGCGGCCGTCCGCGCCCAACGCCCCGACGTCGTCGTGGCCGACCTCGACGTCGTCGAGGGAGTCGATCCGAGCCGCCTCGGCCGGTGCCCCGTCCTGGTGCTGGCCCATCCACATCGGGCGCGGCGACTGCGCGGCCTGCTCTGCCCGACCCGGACGGTCGGCATCCTGCGCAGCGACGCGGGCCCCCAGCGGGTCATCGACGGGATCCGCCGGCTCGCCCGCCGGGAGCCGGTGCTCGACGCGGATCTCGTCGTCGCGGCGCTGCGCTCGAACGGTCCGCTGACCAGCCGCGAGACCGAGGTGTTGACGCTTACCGCGGCCGGGGCGCCGGTCGCGGAGGTGGCGGCGTCGCTCGGGCTCAGCCGAGGCACCGTCCGCAACCATCTCGGTCGAATCACCCGCAAGGTGGGTGCGCGCACCCGGGTGGAGGCCGTGCGGATGGCGGGCGAGGCAGGCTGGATCTGA